The nucleotide sequence CCATCACTACATCACCTTCCTGAATTTTTTGCTGCTTTAACGAATGCATATATTTTATCCGGGTCTTTGCTTCCATCTGTTTCAACCCCACTAGAAATATCGACACCTACTGGATACACCTCTCGAATGGCTTCCGCTACGTTCTCCGCATGAAGACCACCCGCCAGCATTATTTTCCCTTCCAGGTTCGCTAATCCCTTGGCTAATGACCAGTCAAAGGTTTCTCCATTCCCCCCACGGTATTTCCCGGCTGGGCTATCTAATAAATAATAGTCACAGTTATAACGCTCGAGCGTTTGTAAATCCTCTTTCGAACGGACTTGAAATGCTTTAATCATTGGAACCTTTATTTGCTCACAGTAAGCAGGTGTTTCATCC is from Radiobacillus kanasensis and encodes:
- a CDS encoding phosphoribosylanthranilate isomerase, which encodes MKVKICGIKTVEAAKAVVESGADFIGFVFADSKRMVTKEEAKEIADTLPSSIQKVGVFVNEEPEVVQEIATYVGLDYVQLHGDETPAYCEQIKVPMIKAFQVRSKEDLQTLERYNCDYYLLDSPAGKYRGGNGETFDWSLAKGLANLEGKIMLAGGLHAENVAEAIREVYPVGVDISSGVETDGSKDPDKIYAFVKAAKNSGR